The genomic DNA CATTCCCCGTCACCTTCAGCTGGCTGTCCGTAATGACGAGGAGTTGAACAAACTGCTCGCCGGGGTCACCATCGCACAGGGAGGTGTTCTTCCCAACATCCAGGCCGTACTTCTGCCTAAGAAGACTGAGAAGAAACCCAAGGCCTAAATCAGCTTTAACACGTTtaaaaacggctcctttaggagccaccaaatatTACAAAAGTCTTAACCAACTAGATACGATAGAGTGAACATGAATAAGGAGAACTATCAAGTAATGATTAACCAGTATATCACTTAAAAACCCTTCCTCTCTAGTTTCTAGTTTATAAAATCTGCAGTATCTCGGAAAATGAATGTTGTTAAAAGACCAAATGCATTTTATAAAGCTTTCGCGCGCCAAAATCTAGCCCCATCGAAAATTTACCCGACCCAAATGCGTGTGAGAACTTTCGCGCCTAAATCGTTAGTCGTTACACTTCTGTTATGTCGACGTCACAGGCGATTATAAGAAACTACGCCTGAATATGATGATTGGGATTTACACATGTATTGCTCAGTATCTATTCATgagagaaacaaaaagaaactcgGAATGGAAAAAAAGCTAACAGTGATCTTAAGCACGTTCCTAACAAGCGGGCTCAGTGGTTGCAACTGAGAAAAATTGGTACAAATAATTCACATGTAAAGCACAAGGTTAGAGAACGAATAGAGAAGGCGAAGCCAGGCTTCAAACCTTGCACGCTAGGGAGATTTCATTTATCACTCCTATGTGGGCAAActccttttatttttcctgcGCCACTTAAACCTTTCCGTGACGCGCGCAGATTATgcgatcatttctttttgtaagtAAGAAGTAGGAGCGAAGTATATAGAATCTAAATGGACTGCaaaaaagcaaacttatttATTGGTCAGGACTTCCCTtagatttggtggctcctaaaagagccgtttgttttttgtcagtGGTGCCTGTCTAACCGCCAAAGCCGTATAGAGTGCGGCCTTGTCTCTTCAGAGCGTACACGACATCCATGGCTGTGACAGTCTTTCGCTTGGCGTGCTCTGTGTATGTCACAGCATCACGGATCACATTCTCGAGGAAAACTTTTAGAACGCCACGAGTCTCCTCGTAGATCAGGCCAGAAATTCGCTTGACACCGCCACGGCGGGCAAGACGACGGATGGCTGGTTTGGTAATACCTTGGATGTTATCGCGAAGAATCTTTCGGTGACGTTTGGCGCCCCCTTTTCCTAAACCTTTACCGCCTTTACCTCGACCAGACATGTTGATTAGTACTCGTGTGCAAGAGTTATGAAAACTGAGTGTACgttatttcaatttattggGAAAGATATGACCTCTCAGAAAGCAGTGTGGAAATACATGTTGCTATTGGTTGAGGAAAAATatcttatcataattatcactGCAGTATAAACATAAATCACACGGTGTTCTGCGTGCGCTAATTTTACAGTAGAAAACAACTCTGTTGCATCTAGAAGTCAGTTGTGAACCACCCTAAGAAAAGGTTAAGCATTCTAGTTATCCTACATGGAAAAATTAAGTGGTGGATAGTTCTTAATTTATGCTCAAACGACCTTTCAGTTATTTCGGATCAAAATATAATCACATATCTGAGAAATAATTCACAGATTTCGTACCTAACCAATCAAATCTCTTGATTTcgaaccaatcagaaacaaGCCCGCCAGGTATAAATCAATTTCTCAGTTAAGTTTatctattttcattcattccgAGTCTTTGATCAAGATGGCACGTACGAAACAAACTGCACGAAAATCGACCGGTGGAAAAGCTCCACGTAAACAACTCGCCACAAAGGCAGCTCGTAAGAGCGCTCCTGCTACCGGCGGAGTTAAGAAACCTCATCGTTACAGGCCTGGTACAGTAGCTCTTCGTGAGATTCGTCGTTACCAGAAATCCACCGAGTTGTTGATCCGCAAGTTGCCCTTCCAGCGTCTTGTGCGAGAAATCGCTCAAGACTTCAAGACTGATCTGCGTTTCCAGAGCTCGGCTGTGATGGCTCTTCAAGAAGCTAGCGAAGCTTACCTCGTTGGTCTTTTTGAAGACACCAACTTGTGCGCCATCCACGCCAAGCGTGTCACGATCATGCCCAAGGACATTCAGCTGGCCCGCCGAATCCGCGGAGAACGAGCATAAGCAGACTCCACTTCAAATCACAaacggctcttttaggagccaccacataaATAAAAGCAATGACCAATTTACGAGCTCCTAACTAAAAGAAATTAGCCCAACCTTTCTTCATTTACACTATGTGCatgttattttgttgttttgttgttttattatGCAAATATGTCGTTCTTCCTGATACATTTTGACACCTTTCGGATGTTATAGTTTTGTTCTTCTTATTCGAGGCCACCCTTCCTTTGAATATGCGCCACTTTTTTCATACAAAAGTTACTCCCAAACAttttgtaagattttacgccgttaactAACGAACGACTGCTTTAGTGTTAGCCCCATGACTTGTTAGCCCCATCTCCAAGTCATTTTCTTCGTTCGAGACATTAAGGATACCTTTTATCAAGGTCACGTATTAAATAGTGGAGGCTATAGTTTTGTTCTTCCATTTCGAGTTTAGAGGCTGCTCTGCCTTTGAATATGCAtcaaaaactgattttttttcatattaatgaaaatttagttattgatatttcctataaTATCTAAAATGTTCATAACAAGTGACTGAAACTGAACTTCTTTGCGCATTTTCCAAAGTTTTCTTCGTAATCTCACTGCTCTAGAGAATTTTGAGACTAAAATGTCATTCATGATTTGAGtaattcaaagtaaattttacaTACACATTTTGTGAGAGAACTTATCTAAGCTCTGTATAGTTAGGTAAGATCTGAAGTTATTGAATGGGCTCGTTATCGACCAAAATGTCAAACAAACTAACACAGTTCGGACGACGCCATTTTGATATAACCCTGTTTCCTCAGTGGTCCGTACACAATGGATAATTTCTTCCTTGCGCGCTCTAAGTAATCATTTCTTGTCTTTGTTCCGAAGGTTCTGTGGCACCCAACATGTCCAAAGAAAAGACCTCAGCTAAAAAAAAGCCAGCCGAGCATCCACCTTATGCAGACATGATCAAAGCTGCTCTCTTAGCGTTGAAAGAGCGAAATGGTTCTTCCCGCCAAGCCATCGAGAAGTACATCAAAGCCAACTACAAGGTTGGTGAGGTCAGCTCGCACTTGAAGATGGCTTTGAAAAGGGGCGCCACTAGTGGAAAGTTTGTCCACACCAAGGGAGTCGGTGCTTCTGGTTCGTTTAAGTTAGCTAAGGAGGGAATGAAGGAGAAGAAGCCGATGAAAAAGCCAGCTGCAAAGAAGAAGCCTGCAGCCAAGCCAAAGAAACCCGCCGCCAAGAAGACAGCAAAGAAACCAGCGGCAAAGAAGGCTGCAAAGAAACCTGCCGTTAAAAAGACAGCAGCGAATAAACCTGTGGCCGAAAAGCCAGCGGCAAAGAAACCCGTTGCCAAAAAGCCAGCTGCTGCAAAGAAGACCGCAGCTAAAAAGCCCGCTAAGAAAGCAGCGAAGAAATCGCCAAAGAAGACCGCCAAGAAATAAAACCCCAAGGAGGGAAACAACTTTTCATTTCACCAAACGGCTCCTATAGGAGCCACCACATTTGAGAAAAAGTTATGACCAACTGAGTATTGATATCGTCTTCGGTAATTCAGTTTAACTtattatattttcaaatgtAGCTCATGATAACTATAAGCAGTACAGAGCGGGTTCGCACTAAGCCCGCTGAAAAGTCTAAGCCCTGATAGTGACCAAAATCTCAGTTCTTTCTGCACTGAAATCTTGAACCGTTTATTAAGCTCACGAGAAGAGAGTAAATTATTTCCAATCTTAGACGCTttgataattaaacaaattatccttgtcagtaCTTCCCAAGGAAAATGATCGAGAAGTGTAAGGAGAATATGgatgctttaaccctttaactcccagttcaaatttttaattctccttactgtcagccatacatttcttatgatgAAAAGCAGCCCACTCACTGCATCTGTTCATTCTACTTAATTCATAACTGAAAATTGTTTGTGCGCATTTTCCATGGCGTAATCTGTACGTCTGAACAGCAGTTTATGTCAGATTGAAGCTTGAATCTTAGGCTATGTAGTAATTAAGTACTTTCTATCTTCACTGTTAGGGTTTATTCAGTGCTGAGGACTTCAAGAatgaatttggaaaatttgtacaaaatttatttgatatgTAACTAATCCTAATCTTATTATTTTGATTGGAAgcttgaatttcaattttttagacCTTTGGCTGAAAATGCCGGACGTAAAtaggaaatggaaaagaaaatctgAGAGTAAACAATcagaaacaacagaaaacagatgaaaatgaGAGATCATGAACAGACTGTCAAAGATATGCTGTGTTTCTTATACCAGCCCTAATTAAGGTTCAAACGCTCTgtatttacttaaaattttaactctcatgagtagCTAAGACAGAAATTCCACAGACTATCAATGTCAAGCACTCAGtggatgaaataaaaaaaaatatcaatgtggggattactagttgatctagtaccaaattctccaaactgacactataagaattgtataacagacagcaaggagaattgcCAATGAGAtgttgggagtgaaagggtaaaggctaaattttaaattataaataaaccACAGAGGAATTTGATTTGGCCAAAACAAAAGTGACATAGTGGAAAGCAGAAACCCAATGCTACTTATGACTCCGCCGCTTATGATTCACTGGAAACCAGATTGAAAAAGGTTTGTGCCATCAGAGGACCTCAAGTCCTGCTTCGTGATTTAGGTTCATTTCCGTCTTTGCCTTTTTACTCCATCAATGCTTTGCATAGATTATAGGCATGTGAAATTTAAGGAAAACCGAAATACTTCTTAGATAATTTCATGCTTAGGCTTCTAGAAAATTAAGTTCATAAACTATTCCATTGCATCGTATGTTAAAGCCTCACTGTAATAAAGCATTTAAAGGTTCTGATAAGACTTATTGCTTGGTGAATTTAAAAACATAGAGCGCTGTACAAGTCCTTGGTGGCTGTAGGGGATGAAGTTGACTTATTTTATATGTGACTTTCACAGATGAATATTTTGGGTCTAGATTGGTACCTAACAACAATTATTAGCTCGTCTAACTATCGCTTCGGGAATATTTAACCGCGGTTGGTCAGAGATTAGGAAGAAGCTACCGTTGGCAATTAAAAAACCTGGCTCATCAGAgtatttttttgtggaaaaaaaaagttaacgaTAGTAATTGTGGTTTATCCATGACCCATACGTGCTTCATCATTTCTGACATTCTTTTGGATAAAAGGAAATTTACGCGGTCAGTTTAAAAacggaaaatacaaaaacactttgctaaaagaaaactttaggtCAACGGGAACATTATATTTGATAGAAACGATATTCAggggaaaattttcttttagtctCCTATTGCGTCGATAATTGACTTTCATGacatttggtggctcctaaaggagccgtttgttttaGGCGGGAAACCCACTGGGTGAGTTTACTTGCTGCTGGTGTACTTGGTCACAGCCTTGGTTCCTTCACTGACGGCGTGTTTAGCCAGTTCACCAGGCAGAAGCAGCCTAATGGCAGTCTGGATCTCGCGAGAGCTGATGGTTGATTTCTTGTTGTAGTGAGCGAGACGGGATGCTTCGGTGGCGATGCGCTCGAAGATGTCGTTAACGAACGAGTTCATGATGCCCATGGCTTTGCTGGAGATACCAGTGTCAGGGTGAACTTGCTTCAACACTTTGTAGATGTAGATGGCATAGCTTTCTCTTCTCTTGCCtctcctctttttctttccatcagCAATAGCCTTCGCCTTTCCGGCTTTCTTCTCGCCCTTCTTTCCTGCAACTTTAGCTGGCATCTTGTTAAATAACGAAGATTGATGGTTGTGTAGCGTTGTTGGGTTTGTATTTATATCGGAATCGTGAAAGGATCTATTACCATACGGATCGAAATTCTCGATCGTTAATTGGCTTATTCTTATATTGACCCCAGGGGTCAATTTGCATGACATTCTCTCTTTATTCAAATATATTACTAGGATATTAAATATATGAAACTTGCTACTGATTGGTGCTTTTCGATCCTTCTAGCATAATAAACGAACTATAAATATCAAAAGTGGTAAAAAGTTTACCATTCACTCTTGCTGAAAGCACTCAAAGCAGTTCGTAGTTTGATGCCATAAAGGTAAAAAATCTACGGTATCTCGGGAAATGAATGTTGACAAACGACCAAATGCATTTGAAAAAGCTTTCGCGCACCAAAATCTAGCTCCATCGGAAAATTTCTCGACCCAAATGTGTGTATTAACTTTCGCGCCAAAATCGTTAGTCGTTACACTCTTGTTATGTCGACGTCACTGGCGGTAATTAATAAATTGCGCCTGAATatgatgattttgatttatacATTTGCTGCACGTTACACTTATGCGAGAAACGAAACGAAACTCGGAATGAAAAGAAAGCCGACAGTGATCTCATGCGGGTGACTAACAAGTGGGCCCATTGATTGcaactaaaaaaaatggtacTTATAATTCATATGTAAAAAACAATAAGAACAAATAGAGAAGGCTTTCAATCGTGTATGCCAGGTATATTTTATCCTTCCTATgcgggcttttttttttcttgcgccACTTAGACCCTACCATGACGCGCGCAGATAAtgcgatcattttcttttgtaaacaAGAAGTATGAGCGAAGCATATAGAATCTAAATGGACTGCAAAAAAGCAAACACATTTATTGGTCAGGACTTTCCTTatatttggtggctcctaaaagagccgttTGTTTGTTGTTAGTGGTGCCTGTCTAACCGCCAAAGCCGTATAGAGTGCGGCCTTGTCTCTTCAGAGCGTACACAACATCCATGGCTGTGACAGTCTTTCGCTTGGCGTGCTCTGTGTATGTCACAGCATCACGGATCACATTCTCGAGGAAAACTTTTAGAACGCCACGCGTCTCCTCGTAGATCAGGCCAGAAATTCGCTTGACACCGCCACGGCGGGCGAGACGACGAATGGCTGGTTTGGTAATACCTTGGATGTTATCGCGAAGAATCTTTCGGTGACGTTTGGCGCCCCCTTTTCCTAGACCTTTACCGCCTTTACCTCGCCCAGACATGTTGATTAGTACTCGTGTGCAAGAGTTATGGCAACTGAGAGTGCGTTATTACATTTTATGGGGAAAGATATGACCTCTCAGAAAGCAGTGTGGAAATACATGTTGCTATTGGTTGAGGAAAAATATCTAATCATAATTATCAATGCAGTATTAACATGTATTAACATGAATCACACGGCATTCTGCACGCGCTAGTTTGACAGTTGGAAACAACTCTGTTGCATCTAGAAGTCAGTTGCGAAACCACGCTAAGAAAAGGTTAAGCATTCTAGTTATCCTACATGGAAAATTTAAGGAGTGGATAGTTCTCAATTTATTCTCAAACGACCTTTCAGTTATTTCGGATCAAAATATAATCACATATCTGAGAAATAATTCACAGGTTTCGTACCTAACCAATCAAATCTCTTGATTTcgaaccaatcagaaacaaGCCCGCCAGGTATAAATCAATTTCTCAGTTAAGTTTATGTATTATCATTTATTCTGAGTCTTTGAACAAGATGGCACGTACGAAACAAACTGCACGAAAATCGACCGGTGGAAAAGCTCCCCGTAAACAACTCGCCACAAAGGCAGCTCGTAAGAGCGCTCCTGCTACCGGTGGAGTCAAGAAACCTCATCGTTACAGGCCTGGTACAGTAGCTCTTCGTGAGATTCGTCGTTACCAGAAATCCACCGAGTTGTTGATCCGCAAGTTGCCCTTCCAGCGTCTTGTGCGAGAAATCGCTCAAGACTTCAAGACTGATCTGCGTTTCCAGAGCTCGGCTGTGATGGCTCTTCAAGAAGCTAGCGAAGCTTACCTCGTTGGTCTTTTTGAAGACACCAACTTGTGCGCCATCCACGCCAAGCGTGTCACGATCATGCCCAAGGACATTCAGTTGGCCCGCCGAATCCGCGGAGAACGAGCATAAGCAGACTCCACTTCAAATCACAaacggctcttttaggagccaccacataaAGAAAAGCAATGACCAATCTATGAGCCCCTGTTGACCTAAATAAattcttaaaatataaaatgcGACACTGAAGAGAAGTTGAATCCATTGAAATTGTTACACCATGTTTGCTCGGTGCGCGTCTTGGCGACAATACAGACATATAAGTTATGTCTGGCCTATATCCGTGCTTAGGAACACACCATGTCTTCATTTCTTAAGTAACCTAAAGAAACTAACCTTACCTTTCTTCATTTACACTTCGTGCATGTTATTTTGGCGCTAATCATTATATGAATATGCCGCGATAACTGATACATTTTGCCATCTTTTGGATCTGTTTCTTACATCACGATACTTGTTTTCTCACGCTTGACTTACATGATGCATGAAATGTAAAATTGCAATGTAAACTACACTTACTTCTTTCGAATTAGCACACCGCTTATCAAGTCAAGTATGAAAAGGCGGAAGTCATAGGTTTGTTCTTCTTGTTCGAATTTAGAGGCCGGCCTTCCTTTGAATATGCATCATTTTTTCATACAAAAGCGAAATTAAGGACCCTTTCCATCCTGCCGTAACGTTATGATGTAACtaaacttaaattttcttttctgggGTAGTTGGTCTGACTGGAATCCGGTACCTACTAAATTGTGTCGGACAAATTATTCCCATTCGATCGATAATTAAATAAACTGGATATTCGCAAATAGTCTGCTGTTTCGCGTCCCTCTAAATCGCACACCTCACCTCAGAGGAAGCCTACTGCAGCGTTTAGCAAAAAGATTACATTGCCAACtaattataagtttttttttcgtgaatgaATTTGCCacattttgagaaaatattcTCTCTAACTTAACTCCGCTCTTGGCATGAAAATCTGATAAGAAGTCGACAGCGCGCAACCGTCAACCGGTTCATACAAAACTGTCTCTTCAGTAAAGCAAGGCAAATCCACCAAAATAACATCAAAGCGTTTTTCAATCGCCCTTCGTTTCAAACGATTGCTTCAATGTTACCCCATCTCTaagtctttttctttgttcgaGACATTTAGCATACCTCTTATTAAGGTCACGTATGAAATGGCGGACGTTATagttttgttcttcttgttcaaGTTTAGAGGCTTCTCTGCCTTTGAATATGCATCGAAAGGCTATGtatttcatacaaaaaaaaaattaaggaatcAATCTTGCTGATAATTCTTAAAATGCTGATAAAAGGTGACTTAAACTGAAGTTCTTTGCGCATTTTTCCAAAGTTCTTTCGTAGTCTTACCGCGTTGTAGATTTTTGAGCCTTAAATGTCATTCTTAATTTGAGtaatttaaagtaaattttacaTCCACATTTTATGAGAGAACGTAGCTAAGTTCTCTATAAATAGAAAAGATCTGAAGTAATTGAATAAGCTCGTTATCGACCAAAATGTCAAGCAAACTAACACAGTTTAGACGACGCCATTTTAGTCTAACCCTGTTTCCTCAGTGGTCCGTACGTGAGGCATAATATTTCTTTGCGCGCTCTAAGCAGTCATTACTTGTCTTAGTTCCGAAGGTTTTACAGCACACAACATGTCCGAAGCAAAGTCACCATCTAAGAAGAAGCCAGCTGCGCCCAAAAAGCCAGCCGAGCATCCACCTTACGCAGACATGATCAAAGCTGCTATCTTAGCGTTGAAAGAGCGAAATGGTTCTTCCCGCCAAGCCATCGAGAAGTACATCAAAGCCAACTACAAGGTGGATGAGGTTGGCTCGCACTTGAAGATGGCTTTGAAGAGGGGCGCCACCAGTGGAAAGTTTGTCCACACCAAGGGAGTCGGTGCTTCTGGTTCGTTTAAGTTAGCTAAGgaggaaaagaaggagaagaagccAAAGAAAAAGCCAGCCGCAAAGAAGAAGCCTGCAGCCAAGCCAAAGAAACCCGCCGCCAAGAAGACAGCGAAGAAACCAGCGGCGAAGAAGGTTGCAAAGAAACCCGCCGCTAAAAAGCCAGTAGCGAAGAAACCAGTGGCTAAAAAACCAGCGGCAAAGAAGCCTGCGGCTAAAAAACCAGCTATAAAGAAGCCCGCAGCTAAAAAGCCCGCCAAGAA from Pocillopora verrucosa isolate sample1 chromosome 10, ASM3666991v2, whole genome shotgun sequence includes the following:
- the LOC131781381 gene encoding uncharacterized protein; amino-acid sequence: MSGRGKGGKGLGKGGAKRHRKILRDNIQGITKPAIRRLARRGGVKRISGLIYEETRGVLKVFLENVIRDAVTYTEHAKRKTVTAMDVVYALKRQGRTLYGFGENDLEMGLTILINMSGRGKGGKGLGKGGAKRHRKILRDNIQGITKPAIRRLARRGGVKRISGLIYEETRGVLKVFLENVIRDAVTYTEHAKRKTVTAMDVVYALKRQGRTLYGFGG
- the LOC131781383 gene encoding histone H1-delta-like, with translation MSKEKTSAKKKPAEHPPYADMIKAALLALKERNGSSRQAIEKYIKANYKVGEVSSHLKMALKRGATSGKFVHTKGVGASGSFKLAKEGMKEKKPMKKPAAKKKPAAKPKKPAAKKTAKKPAAKKAAKKPAVKKTAANKPVAEKPAAKKPVAKKPAAAKKTAAKKPAKKAAKKSPKKTAKK
- the LOC131781380 gene encoding histone H2B, gonadal-like → MPAKVAGKKGEKKAGKAKAIADGKKKRRGKRRESYAIYIYKVLKQVHPDTGISSKAMGIMNSFVNDIFERIATEASRLAHYNKKSTISSREIQTAIRLLLPGELAKHAVSEGTKAVTKYTSSK
- the LOC131781375 gene encoding histone H1-delta-like, coding for MSEAKSPSKKKPAAPKKPAEHPPYADMIKAAILALKERNGSSRQAIEKYIKANYKVDEVGSHLKMALKRGATSGKFVHTKGVGASGSFKLAKEEKKEKKPKKKPAAKKKPAAKPKKPAAKKTAKKPAAKKVAKKPAAKKPVAKKPVAKKPAAKKPAAKKPAIKKPAAKKPAKKAAKKSPKKTTKK